One genomic segment of Anguilla anguilla isolate fAngAng1 chromosome 2, fAngAng1.pri, whole genome shotgun sequence includes these proteins:
- the LOC118221348 gene encoding GTPase IMAP family member 7-like isoform X3: MSMLHHGEEPPQLSDLRLVLLGKRGAGKSAAGNAIFGKDEFRGNEGVSCVKRQAEVAGRCVTVVDTPGWDRVSTFRTPEQVKQEMTRSAFLCPPGPHAVLLTIPVEELPQREKKSVKTHMQLLGERIWRHTLVLFTCEEEMERSAIEEHISKEKSLQWLVEQCGYRYHVLNIAKDCSRTQVMDLFGKIEQMVAENRGKVYLPQVYYDIIESARPKEYTELRQEYDQRELQLKQSWRTKEDEYKAQIEKLKKQVEELNTRETEIKPRKRSGSLETPPDMSAEKAEKEVEQSRGLRVDLETVKQGYREEAMAIVQHYVKPILVFLVAIVGALLGSIVGSFRGPYGAAVGVPIGVLVALLLASVVRTEARAARGTPPSVGTCSSPIQRDPLQGTLSTAHR, encoded by the exons AGGAGCCCCCCCAGCTCTCCGATCTGAGACTGGTCCTTCTGGGAAAGAGGGGTGCTGGGAAGTCTGCTGCAGGGAACGCCATATTTGGGAAAGATGAGTTCCGCGGGAATGAAGGGGTGTCGTGTGTGAAGAGACAGGCGGAGGTGGCGGGAAGGTGCGTCACTGTTGTGGACACTCCAGGGTGGGACAGGGTCAGTACCTTTCGCACGCCTGAACaggtgaaacaggaaatgacccgTAGTGCGTTCCTGTGTCCTCCGGGACCCCACGCTGTCCTTCTGACCATCCCTGTGGAGGAACTCCcgcagagggaaaagaaatcGGTGAAGACCCACATGCAGCTGCTGGGAGAGAGGATCTGGAGACACACTTTAGTGCTGTTCACCTGCGAAGAGGAAATGGAGAGGAGCGCCATCGAGGAGCACATCAGCAAAGAGAAGTCTCTGCAGTGGCTGGTGGAGCAGTGCGGCTACAGGTACCATGTCCTGAACATCGCCAAGGACTGCTCCCGCACCCAAGTCATGGACCTGTTCGGGAAGATCGAGCAGATGGTGGCAGAAAACCGCGGCAAGGTCTACCTGCCCCAGGTTTACTATGACATCATAGAGAGCGCAAGGCCAAAGGAATACACTGAGCTGAGACAAGAATATGACCAGCGTGAACTGCAACTCAAACAGAGCTGGAGAACAAAGGAAGATGAGTATAAGGCACAGATTGAGAAACTTAAGAAACAGGTTGAGGAGCTAAACACAAGAGAAACAGAGATTAAACCAAGGAAGAGGAGTGGCAGTCTTGAGACCCCACCTGACA TGTCAGCAGAAAAAGCAGAGAAGGaggtggagcagagcagagggcTGAGGGTGGACCTGGAGACCGTCAAACAGGGATACAGAGAAGAGGCCATGGCCATTGTGCAGCACTATGTCAAGCCTATTCTAGTCTTTCTGGTGGCCATAGTGGGTGCACTATTGGGATCCATAGTGGGGTCGTTTAGAGGGCCTTATGGGGCAGCTGTTGGTGTTCCCATTGGTGTGCTTGTAGCGCTTCTGCTAGCATCGGTAGTGAGAACAGAGGCCAGAGCTGCGAGAGGTACTCCTCCCAGTGTGGGGACTTGCAGCAGCCCAATTCAGAGAGATCCACTACAGGGCACACTTTCCACTGcacacagatga